From the genome of Amia ocellicauda isolate fAmiCal2 chromosome 14, fAmiCal2.hap1, whole genome shotgun sequence, one region includes:
- the LOC136767886 gene encoding zinc-binding protein A33 — protein sequence MDLRSVGPHSPTRKPEPAMFLRRETEGPQDSSTEKVSLYKRISLLLACVWILTLISGLAVYFHHPATEKELQTENRAGLKREQEALQAEHSNLLREHSELLKNYKTVTDSHLLTERTNTELRKQLENKESEYNKLQGSYSSMKASYLPIEMCFSNDTSKTGMFSEYSRKEGLVLKPVWKWLREAAVDVTLDPNTAEARLILSEDKKQVKYGDQRQALPDNRERFNPIVNVLGKEGFTSGRHYWEVEVGMKTEWDLGVAEESINRKGRISLAPENGYWTVWLRNGDEYRALEDDSIPLNLSLRPRKIGVFVDYEAGQVSFYNVEARSHIYTFIDTFTEKLYPFFSPTTYKTGRKYIPLIISPVSNTD from the exons ATGGATCTGAGGTCAGTTGGTCCTCATTCACCCACCAGAAAGCCTGAACCTGCAATGTTCCTGAGGAGAGAAACAGAAG GGCCTCAAGACAGCTCTACCGAGAAAGTGTCTCTGTACAAGAGGATCTCACTGCTCCTTGCCTGTGTGTGGATCCTCACCCTCATCTCTGGACTGGCTGTGTACT TTCACCATCCTGCAACAGAAAAGGAGCTgcaaacagaaaacagag CAGGACTGAAGAGAGAACAGGAAGCCCTTCAAGCAGAGCATTCAAACCTTTTGCGAGAGCATTCAGAACTCCTGAAGAACTACAAGACTGTGACAGACAGTCATCTCCTCACAGAGCGGACAAACACTG AGCTGAGGAAGCAACTGGAAAACAAGGAGAGTGAATACAACAAACTGCAGGGCAGCTACAGCAGTATGAAGGCAAGTTATCTCCCCATAGAGATGTGCTTCTCCAATGACACCAGCAAAACTG GTATGTTTTCTGAATACTCAA GAAAAGAAGGACTTGTTCTTAAACCAG tGTGGAAGTGGCTTCGTGAAGCAGCAG TGGATGTGACTCTGGACCCCAATACAGCAGAAGCTCGTCTCATCCTATCTGAAGATAAGAAACAAGTGAAATATGGAGACCAACGGCAGGCTCTGCCTGACAATAGAGAGAGATTTAATCCTATTGTCAATGTCCTGGGCAAAGAGGGATTTACCTCAGGGAGACACTACTGGGAGGTGGAGGTGGGGATGAAGACTGAGTGGGATTTAGGTGTTGCTGAAGAGTCCATCAACAGGAAGGGAAGGATTTCACTAGCCCCCGAGAATGGTTACTGGACTGTGTGGCTGAGGAATGGGGATGAGTACAGGGCTCTTGAAGACGACTCCATCCCTCTTAACCTCAGCCTGAGGCCTAGGAAAATTGGTGTGTTTGTGGATTATGAGGCGGGGCAGGTCTCCTTTTACAATGTGGAGGCCAGGTCTCATATCTACACTTTCATTGACACCTTCACTGAGAAACTTTATCCCTTTTTCAGCCCAACAACCTATAAAACTGGTAGAAAATACATTCCATTAATCATCTCTCCTGTGAGTAACACAGACTAA